Sequence from the Oncorhynchus gorbuscha isolate QuinsamMale2020 ecotype Even-year unplaced genomic scaffold, OgorEven_v1.0 Un_scaffold_874, whole genome shotgun sequence genome:
ccgttggtagaatATAAGTGCTCGTAGTTCATCTATTTTATTAATCGATTGATTGTACGTTGTctaataggaccgatggtaaaggtGACGGACCATCGTCCGAGATGTCTCAGTCTTTTCACTCCTGCGATTGACGGGGATGAGGGTCTTGTCGGGTATCTGTAGTAaatccttcctgtctgactcgtTGAAGAAGGATTCCTCCAGTACGGGGTGAGTAATCGCTGCCCTGATATcgagaagctcttttcggtcataagacatggtggcagaaacattatgtacaaaataagttacaaataacgtgaaaaaacatacacaatagcacaattggttacagGATCGTAAAACGGCAGCAAACTCCTTCGGCGCCATTAGCTTAAAATGCGCCAAATGACATAGTAGAATAGAATCTACTAAATTGACATAAGTGCAGCATAAAATCTACAATAACCTAGGTTGGGTTGGTTTTCCATTTGGGTAAAGAAAATAATGCATACATATTTTCGTTACATTATTTGATCACAGAGGATAAAACATATTTCCAAAATGGTCCTTGAGCACCCCCTAGTGGCCCAAGTTTAAACCGAAGAGAAAAGGTCCTCTCACCTTGCGTGAGCCAGGGGGTGTGGGGCTGAAGATCTTGGCCTGCATGTCTGAAGGTAGATTGGCGTAGATGGGAAGCACCAGGAGCTCCGATATCTTAGAACCCAGACGCCTGCATCTCTCCTGCAGCAGCTCACAGCAAGTCTCAATCTCCTCCTgtggtgagagagacaggagagcggTAAGGACAGAACCCTTGGCAGAAATCTGTGtgtcatttatttatttgacctggtaagttgactgagaacacattctcatttacagcaacgacctggggaatagttacaggggaggagagatgaatgagccaattggaagctggggataaTTAGGTGGTATGAGGGCTAGATTtcgccaggacaccggggttaacaccccaactcttacgataagtgccaggGGATCTTTTagagaccacagagagtcaggacaaccatttaacgtcccatccgaaagacggtaCCCTACACATTAAAGAGCCACATACAGAATGAATAGACTTAAGATGGTTGCTGATGTAGTGTGATTCACCAGATGAAGTGTGATTTGTAGTAGGCTAATGTGTTGTGACTGATGTAGGATCTGATGTTGAGTGAGAGCAGATGTAATGTGACGTAGTAGCTGAGGTAGATGATGTAGTAGCTGATGTAATGTGAATGTCAGCGTTGAGGTGAGGGGTCAAGGTGCGAGTGTGTCAGACCTGTCCAGTGAGGAAGACCAGACAGTCTCCGGGGGGCTGTGTGACGTGGATCTGTAGCACCGACACAACACAGGCCTCCAGGTAGTCTGCCTCAGGAGcctgagagcgagagcgagcgaaaTAGTAAACAATACCAGAGAGAAAAGAGTACAACAATAGAACAGATAATTGCCATCCATCTTTGACTTACATTAGTATCATCCAGCACTTCTCACGGGTGAAAAAGGTACTTAGTCATTAAAAGTTATGCCTATGGCTGCATTCCGTTTCTTCCGCCTTCTCTCAAAGAGCGCACTTGATCACTTCCTGTCGCACATTTAAAAGGCTCTATACTGGTTTAAACATTGCCCGGAGGGAGTTTTCATGTTAAATCCATCGTGGGAAATGcgcaagtgcacacttcaggagaacGGTGGAGAATGGGGATGCAATCTTTTGTCCTGAGGCCATTTCACTATACAGATGGTCAACAGAGGTACCTTAGTGTAGAAGATGTCCACAGGGAACCTCCTGCCGGGGATTCTGAATACCGGCGCGTCGTCAAAGAAGCAGGAGAAGCGCTCTGTGTCCAAGGTGGCGCTGGCCACCAGCACCTTCAGGTCCGGACGGAACCTGGCAATGTCCTTGATCAGACCAAACAGGATGTCTGTGTGCAGCGTCCGCTCGTGGGCCTCATCAATGATGACaacactgagagagaggaagggatcaTTTATTGTTATACGGTCATACTGACTAAAACAATATGGCAGGGAATTATTTAATTTATTATTTTTCTAGAACACAATATACCACTTTTAAACATAAACCTTCACATATGGAAAACATATCTAAAGATAAGGACAGACGGGGCATATAGTGGTACCTGTAGCTGGCCAGATCAGGCTCTGTCAGGAACTCTCTGAGCAGCATTCCGTCAGTCATGTATTTGAGAACTGTCCTCTCTGACGTACAATCCTCAAAACGGATACTGTAGCCTACCTGATGAAGAAAGGGGTAGTTGGACAAATACGGTGAGTTTATGTTTTCTACCATATACAGTAGGAATTATTTATGCTTCATCGGAGTGACAGAGAGTGGTTGTGCCATTTTTACCTCGTTGCCCAGCTTGACGCCCACTTCTTGTGCCACCCTGGCTGCTACAGACATGGCTGCCACTCTACGGGGCTGGGTACACCCAATCTTCATGCCTCCATCATTGTAGCCCTAGGAGATGTAAACCCAGACAACAGGTCAACAAAGGTAACATACACAGAAAAGCATAATGCCACAAATGGATCAGGGTGGAAGACTAcaatttgttttaaaaaatgttagTGAAAATAGTGACAAAACACTGAAGATTCAAGACGACTTTGTCAAACGTACACACAATGTCCAATGGAAATGTGTCCTCTGCTTTTATCTAACCTCTTTGATATGTGTCCATAATAATGTTTATGGACATGGCCCCTTGAATAATATGTACCCACCGACTCCATGAGGAACTGGGGGATCTGGGTGGTCTTGCCGGAGCCCGTCTCTCCCTCGATGACCAGGATCTGGTGCTGCTGGATGGCCAGGAGCAGGTCCTCTCTGTAGGGGAACACGGGCAGGCTGCGTCTCACCTCTTGGATGGACTGCTTCTGGACCTCCGCCTGGGACAGGGctgcctgctcctgctcctggaGACACACAGCATACAGAGATGAAGACAACATTACAATTGCACTGTATTGTTCATTGTCACATGGAGATTTGTCCTTGGCACAGTTAGAAATACTCCAGAAGCTCAGGTGTGTATTCGTTGATCGCTATTGAATATGTATGGAATGTAAAATATTTTCTGAATTTGAATTATGACAATATTTTGTTAGACTTATATCCATAACTATAGCTTTATTTATTCCTTGCAATCTATCACAGATAAACGCTTTAACGTTTAACAACCCACCTTCTCGTCCTGGGTTCCCTTCATGATGACGGCACTGCTGACAAAGTTGATCATCTCGTCTTCCTCCAGGATCAGCTGGtacttctctctttctgccttcaaccctttctctctctccttcttggccCCGAAGATGAGCGAGGCGGTCTtcaacctctcctcctcccagcgaccctgctctcctccaccctccatggGCATCTCCAACTCCAGCTCCATGTCCCTCTGAGGAATatcctggagagatggagagagcgagggcgaagatagagggagggacagaggaagagggaaataGAGTGAGCGAGATGTATATAATCAAGCCCCGGATCCTAGTGTTTTACACCATTTCAACAAGAGTACTGGCTATCCATGCCAGGACCATTACCAGCCAACTATCTCCTCCTTActttactcctcttctcctccggCATGTAGTAtctgttcttcctctcctctttctccttggcGCCGGCTTTCTTGTAGTCCTTGGCCAGGTCTCGGAGGTTGCGCTTGTACTCCAGCTCCTTCCGCTCCCTCTCAGTCAGCGCGTCCGTGGAGAACAGGTACTCCTCATCTGCGATCTCCGCCTCCAGGTCCTCCAGCTTCTCAGCCTCTCTCTTTGACAGGTAGTTCCTGCGAGACTCCTTCCGCAACTCTGGAAGCTATAGAAAAGAGGAGAAGATAGGTGACCATAGACATATAATGAGTCTGAGGGGCTCTCCCTGTtctagtaattctatttctaCTGTGTTTTTTCCCAAACTTAGACGATAGTCTATTATACGATAAGTTACAGGGAATTTGAATAATGTGCTCACGATTTTCTTGTGATCCTCCTCTGCCATCTTTAGTCTTTTCTGAGCCTCCTCGTAGCCCTGGTGAAAAGGTCATGGAAAAACATTTAGCCAAAAATCAAAACACACCTACAAGTACACTAGTAAGTCAAAGGGACTGGGTTGGGTTCCATCATTGATAGTCAATCCCACCTTCTTGTCCGTTCTCTCCATGATGTTCCTCGTCTTGTCTTTGTCCTTCAGTTTCATTCGTTCGGCAAAGGCATCCCTCTCTTCCAGATCCAGTAcgcgttctctctcttccttctcccactcctcctcctcctcttcatccttctTACTGGACTTCTGGTCGCCATGGCCCAGCTTACTACTGAGAAAGAGAACGGCCCTTTTAGAAACTCAAATCACAATCTAAGTGGAGGCTTGTTCAAGCAGGCATTGAAGTCACAGAGGAGTAGCAGCTGAAAAATAGAGACTACACAGCATGAAAACAATCCAAATATTCTAGGGTAACTGGCTTCATTGTTGTAATGTATTTATGGTTGCAATTCAGTTAATGAGACCATAGACCCCTGAAGCTGCATCCTGTCTCCCTGAAGTCCATACAAGTCAAATACAGCTGTCAACATTTAGCTAAAAAGCAACAAAAGAAAGGAAAGCAGGTAGAACGTGTCACAAGCAAGCAACATGAAACTCCATTCCAGGTTGATTACCTTTTAGGGGTCTCCTCTTCACTAGATGATTGACTCTCCTCCCTTTTCCTGAGGTGCTTCCTCTTATCGCCTCGGTCTTTacttttcttcttctccttctccctctctctcactgcctctccgTCACTCTCGCTGTCTGACAGTAGGGTGTAAGTCCGATTCTTCCTCTCAATCTCCATGACGTGTCGCTCTATCGCTCTGGCTGGCTTTTCAACCACTTGCTTACGAGGAATCTGAAACACATAGATGAAAGTCATTTCTAGATGCTCATAATAACCACAGTGAAAATAAGAAACAAGCACGCCATTAAAACACAAAGAAAGCAAATCATTTGACCTTTTCATACAGTTCCTGTGCAAAGGCGATCACTCTCTGATTAATGTCGATGGTGCCCGTCGACTTGAGGTGGGCGACAAAGTCTTGAGAGCTCGATGATTTACGCGCGGAGCCGATCATGAACTGGGCGACATATCTGTCACTAAGGCCAAGGATGTCATGCAGACTGTCACTCACCCATTGTTCTAGGTTTGCCATTTTTGCCTAATTGGGAGACAAAATCAGTTAGCTACGGTATACAGTAGATGTAGACAGAGAGTTGTATTGTACTAggtatcacaggaggctgctgaggggaaaaCAGCTCATAATAATTGCTTAtcccgctccagtcattaccacgagccagttctcctcaattaaggtgccaccaacctcctgtgctaggTATATAAAATGTCATATGAATAGGAAACTTCTTCAGCAATGGTGATGATGTAGCAGGGAATGGTTGGCACAGCAAGATTCATATGCTACACAAGGGTATATTGAAGCAATAAGGcaggagggggtgtggtatatggctacGGACTGTTCTTAGGCACGAAGCAACTTGAAGTGGCTGGATACAGCCCTTacccatggtatattggccatataccacaaacccccaagtgGACTTAAaggtattataaactggttaccaaatgTAATTAGATCAGTAAAAATATTTTTGACAATATATATTAAACAAtgtaccacaggtatgacaaaacatgcatTTTAActactctaattacgttggtaaccagtttatagcaataaggcaccacgGGGGCGCGTTGCGTCGTGCAGGAGAACAGCCTCATGTGGAGTTGCCTTGCTGCTTAGTTATAAAACGGAATAGATCCGCTGCATGATCTTAAGTAGGAACTAACGAAAAGAAAGCAATCCAGCTTTTCTTTACCTCCTTTATTTGCTCTTTGAAGATCTGAAGATAACTATACATTACATtgataggtagctagctagccaccttACCTTGTTTTGAAATCTTCACGCAATGAACATGGGGGTGATCTATGAAAATAGCACAACATGCAGCAGCTAGCAAGC
This genomic interval carries:
- the dhx16 gene encoding LOW QUALITY PROTEIN: pre-mRNA-splicing factor ATP-dependent RNA helicase DHX16 (The sequence of the model RefSeq protein was modified relative to this genomic sequence to represent the inferred CDS: deleted 1 base in 1 codon); this encodes MANLEQWVSDSLHDILGLSDRYVAQFMIGSARKSSSSQDFVAHLKSTGTIDINQRVIAFAQELYEKIPRKQVVEKPARAIERHVMEIERKNRTYTLLSDSESDGEAVREREKEKKKSKDRGDKRKHLRKREESQSSSEEETPKSSKLGHGDQKSSKKDEEEEEEWEKEERERVLDLEERDAFAERMKLKDKDKTRNIMERTDKKGYEEAQKRLKMAEEDHKKILPELRKESRRNYLSKREAEKLEDLEAEIADEEYLFSTDALTERERKELEYKRNLRDLAKDYKKAGAKEKEERKNRYYMPEEKRSKDIPQRDMELELEMPMEGGGEQGRWEEERLKTASLIFGAKKEREKGLKAEREKYQLILEEDEMINFVSSAVIMKGTQDEKEQEQAALSQAEVQKQSIQEVRRSLPVFPYREDLLLAIQQHQILVIEGETGSGKTTQIPQFLMESGYNDGGMKIGCTQPRRVAAMSVAARVAQEVGVKLGNEVGYSIRFEDCTSERTVLKYMTDGMLLREFLTEPDLASYSVVIIDEAHERTLHTDILFGLIKDIARFRPDLKVLVASATLDTERFSCFFDDAPVFRIPGRRFPVDIFYTKAPEADYLEACVVSVLQIHVTQPPGDCLVFLTGQEEIETCCELLQERCRRLGSKISELLVLPIYANLPSDMQAKIFSPTPPGSRKVVVATNIAETSLTIDGIIYVIDPGFCKQKSYNARTGMESLIVTPCSRASANQRAGRAGRVAAGKCFRLYTAWAFKHEMEESTVPEIQRTNLGNVVLLLKSLGINDLIHFDFMDPPPHETLVLALEQLYALGALNHLGELTKLGRRMAELPVDPMLSKMILASEQYKCSEEVLTIAAMLSVNNSIFYRPKDKVVHADNARQNFVVPGGDHMVLLNVYTQWLESGYSTQWCYENFIQFRSMKRARDVREQLEGLMDRIEVEVCSSGGDIVPIRKAVTAGYFYHTARLSKGGYKTVKHQQTVYVHPNSSLFEEQPRWLIYHELVFTTKEFMRQVIEIDSSWLLEVAPHYYKNKELEDSSSKKMPRKQGKAKEELG